In the genome of Luteitalea sp., one region contains:
- a CDS encoding insulinase family protein, with protein MSLFHHRRATRSGLLAVILVCFVVLAGDAAVRPPPLDHEITTLPNGLTVVLHEDHSTPIVNVQIWYHVGSRDERPGRTGFAHLFEHMMFKGTENVTSEAHTSWIASIGGQSNAFTTEDATVFHETVPAQYLPLALWLEADRMASLKVEEQTFRTEREVVKEERRQRVESQPYGRLSEIIYDQAYTRHSYKHPVIGSMADLEAASIEEVRAFHEAYYRPDNATLVLAGDFDPKVARDLIQQYFGRVPKPAKPVVRDIPREPPQTAEKRLTLEEEWPLPVVVVAHHVTFDGNPDSYPLHVAAKILSDGQSSRIYRRLVYKEGSAVTAFGTASLNEDPSLFYAAAIVAPGHEPEEVANALIDELEKLGKEPVSEHVLTRAKNQFARDYIVMRQTVSGKGQQLGHAVVIHNDVTTADGEFDIFQGLTADDVQRVARTYFKSESRTVLTILPKGMRETGANGR; from the coding sequence ATGTCGCTCTTCCACCATCGTAGAGCAACGAGATCCGGGCTGCTTGCGGTCATACTGGTCTGTTTCGTGGTGTTGGCCGGTGACGCGGCCGTGCGACCGCCGCCCCTCGACCACGAAATCACGACACTGCCGAACGGTCTGACCGTCGTCCTGCACGAAGACCACTCCACGCCCATCGTGAACGTTCAGATTTGGTATCACGTCGGGTCTCGTGACGAACGGCCCGGCCGGACCGGCTTTGCGCACCTCTTCGAGCACATGATGTTCAAGGGGACCGAGAACGTGACGTCCGAGGCGCACACGTCGTGGATTGCGTCGATTGGAGGGCAGAGCAACGCATTTACGACCGAAGACGCGACCGTCTTCCACGAGACCGTGCCTGCGCAGTACTTGCCGCTCGCCTTGTGGCTCGAGGCCGATCGCATGGCCTCGCTCAAGGTCGAGGAGCAGACGTTCAGGACCGAGCGCGAGGTGGTCAAGGAGGAGCGAAGGCAGCGCGTCGAGAGCCAGCCGTATGGCCGGTTGAGCGAGATCATCTACGATCAAGCGTACACGAGGCATTCATACAAGCATCCGGTCATCGGCAGCATGGCCGACCTCGAAGCGGCCTCCATTGAGGAGGTGCGTGCGTTTCATGAGGCGTACTACCGTCCCGACAACGCCACGCTGGTCTTGGCGGGCGACTTCGATCCCAAGGTGGCGCGCGATCTCATCCAGCAGTACTTTGGTCGTGTGCCGAAGCCGGCGAAGCCGGTGGTCCGCGATATTCCGCGCGAGCCACCGCAAACCGCTGAGAAGCGGCTGACGCTCGAAGAGGAGTGGCCCCTTCCCGTTGTCGTGGTCGCGCATCATGTGACATTCGATGGAAACCCGGACTCCTATCCGCTGCACGTTGCGGCGAAGATTTTGTCGGACGGACAGAGCTCACGGATTTACCGCCGCCTTGTGTACAAAGAGGGATCGGCCGTCACGGCGTTTGGCACCGCGAGCCTGAACGAAGACCCGAGTCTCTTCTATGCCGCTGCGATCGTGGCGCCGGGCCATGAGCCGGAAGAGGTGGCCAACGCCCTGATCGACGAGCTGGAGAAGCTCGGGAAGGAGCCCGTGAGCGAGCATGTGCTCACGCGCGCGAAGAACCAGTTTGCGCGTGACTACATCGTGATGCGACAGACCGTGAGCGGGAAGGGTCAGCAACTGGGACACGCCGTCGTCATTCACAACGATGTGACCACGGCTGATGGTGAGTTCGACATCTTTCAGGGCTTGACCGCGGATGATGTCCAGCGTGTGGCGCGCACCTATTTCAAGTCCGAGAGCCGAACGGTGCTGACCATTCTGCCGAAGGGCATGCGCGAGACCGGTGCGAACGGCCGTTGA
- the lpxD gene encoding UDP-3-O-(3-hydroxymyristoyl)glucosamine N-acyltransferase — protein MKLRDLAERLQCRLEGDGTLEVTRVAGIEDTGPGDLTFYANPRYAQKLHTTRATAVIAAEGVETPCATLRSPHPYLTFAQALELLHPQAQDVPGVHESAVVADTARLGPDVFVGPFVVIERGVVIGARSIVHAFVYVGEGAVVGEGCVIHSHVTIRERVTLGHRVVVQDGAVVGGDGFGFAQRPDGSHHKIPQIGTVIIGDDVEIGALAAIDRPSVGTTVVGRGTKIDNLVQVAHGAKIGEHVLLAAQVGVAGSTVIEDRVTLAGQVGVAGHLTVGRGTVATAQTGIPNSVEPGSFISGYPAIDNREWLKASAIFRRLPELKKRLSTLEERVGELEQKRRRTRTSNHEGHEG, from the coding sequence TTGAAGCTCCGCGACCTCGCCGAACGCCTGCAGTGCCGGCTCGAAGGTGATGGCACCCTCGAGGTGACGAGGGTGGCCGGCATCGAGGACACCGGACCGGGCGACCTCACCTTTTATGCAAATCCGCGCTACGCGCAGAAGCTTCACACGACGCGTGCCACGGCCGTCATCGCAGCGGAAGGCGTCGAGACGCCATGTGCCACGCTGCGCTCGCCGCATCCCTATCTAACGTTTGCCCAGGCGCTGGAGCTGTTACACCCACAAGCGCAGGATGTTCCAGGTGTGCACGAATCGGCAGTGGTGGCCGACACGGCGCGTCTCGGTCCCGATGTGTTCGTGGGGCCCTTTGTCGTGATCGAGCGAGGCGTTGTCATCGGAGCGCGCTCGATCGTGCACGCCTTCGTGTACGTCGGCGAGGGCGCGGTCGTCGGCGAGGGCTGTGTGATCCATTCCCACGTCACGATTCGCGAGCGGGTCACGTTGGGCCATCGCGTCGTCGTGCAGGACGGCGCCGTGGTGGGGGGCGACGGCTTTGGCTTTGCCCAGCGGCCGGATGGATCGCATCACAAGATCCCGCAGATCGGCACGGTGATCATTGGTGACGACGTGGAGATTGGCGCGCTCGCGGCCATCGATCGGCCGTCGGTGGGAACGACCGTCGTCGGACGCGGCACGAAGATCGACAACCTCGTGCAGGTGGCCCATGGGGCGAAGATCGGCGAGCATGTGCTGCTGGCGGCTCAGGTGGGTGTCGCCGGGAGCACGGTGATCGAGGATCGAGTGACACTGGCTGGACAGGTTGGCGTCGCCGGACACCTGACCGTGGGGCGTGGCACCGTCGCCACGGCACAGACCGGCATCCCCAACTCGGTCGAGCCTGGCTCGTTCATCTCCGGGTATCCGGCGATCGACAATCGCGAGTGGCTCAAGGCGTCTGCCATCTTTCGCCGTCTTCCAGAGTTGAAGAAGCGGCTCAGCACGCTCGAAGAGCGGGTTGGGGAATTGGAGCAGAAACGACGAAGGACACGGACGTCAAACCACGAAGGACACGAAGGTTAA
- the gatC gene encoding Asp-tRNA(Asn)/Glu-tRNA(Gln) amidotransferase subunit GatC, translating into MTRMLTTADIDRIAALAHLELTPEERELYARQIAEILAYAEQVREVDTTGVPPTSHVLAPAMRVRPDEKQPCLDPRESLANAPDAQRSAGFFRVPRVIGG; encoded by the coding sequence ATGACGCGGATGTTGACCACGGCTGACATCGATCGCATCGCCGCGCTGGCGCATCTCGAGCTCACACCGGAGGAGCGCGAGCTGTACGCACGTCAGATCGCCGAGATTCTCGCCTATGCGGAGCAGGTGCGAGAGGTCGATACAACCGGCGTCCCTCCGACCTCGCATGTGCTCGCACCAGCCATGCGCGTGCGTCCGGACGAGAAGCAACCCTGCCTCGATCCGCGCGAGAGCCTCGCCAATGCGCCGGACGCTCAGCGAAGCGCCGGCTTCTTCAGGGTCCCCAGAGTCATCGGTGGATAA